CTGCGCAAGAACTGGAACATCGACTTCGACGACGCCGGCGCGATCGGCCGCCGCTACCGCCGCCAGGACGAGATCGGCACGCCGTTCTGCATCACTGTGGACTTCGACACCCTCGAGGACCAGGCCGTGACCATCCGTGAGCGGGACACCATGAGCCAGGAACGCGTGTCCCTGGACAAGGTGGAAGGCTACCTGGCCGCCCGCCTGATCGGGGCCTGATTATGGCGATCGAATACCGGGAATGGCGCGAGGGCGACGACCTGGCGCTGCTGGAGATCTGGGGAGGTCCGGAGACCGAACAGGCGCGCCAGTTCCGCGGCTCCCTCACCGTGTCCTCCACCGGGACGGACGGTACTCCGTGGCGCCGCTGCATTGTGGCTGAGGACGTTATCGACGGCGTCGGGATCCCCGTGGGGGCAGGCGTGGTCTACGAGGCATCCCTGCACCCCGAACGGCTGTGGGCCTATATCGAAGTGGCGCGGGACCACCGCCGCACCGGCATCGGTGCCACCTTGCTGACCATGCTGCGCCGGGAAGTTGAGCAGGCGCCGTCGGGCGTCTTCAAGCTGCGCGGCAAGGTACAGCCCGGAAGCCCCGGGGCCGCATTCGCCGAGGAATTCGGTCTGAGGCCCATCCAGCGCTCACGGCTGGTGGTGGTGGAGCCCGGCGCGCTCAAGCTGCCGGTCTTCCCCGCAAAGAACGGCGGCGGAAGCCTGGCGAACGACGAAAACGCCGGCTCCGACGTCGTAATGGACCTCGCCACCGGTTCGGTGGAGCTCACGGACGTGGTGGGCCGCTACTACACCTCCATCCACGGCTGGGATTCGCCGGGCACGCTGTCGGTGGGGCAGGTGCAGAAGCTCTTCCTGGACGACCTCACCGGCGCCCACGGTGCCATTGTGCTGCGGGCGGAGCCGGAGTCCGCTTTCGGCGCCGGTGTTGCTCCCGGCAAAAAGGGCCGCATCCGCGCCTTCGCCGTGAGCTACGCCGAGCCGGTCCGGGACCCCGCCGCTCCGGCCGGGGAAACCCAGCCGACGGACGTTTTTGTGGGCCACGACCCCCGGCTCGACGCCGACGACGCGGCCGCCGCGGTGCGCGACCTCCTGGCGCTCCTCGCGTATCAGCACCCGGTGATGCTGGAACTGGACGATTCGATGACGGCGTTGCGCGCCGCCGTCGAACCTTTGCTGGAAACCGGAAAAGCGCACCAGCGCGGTGCCGACACGCTGGTCGTCTCAGACTAAGCGTTCCCCGAAAGTAAGTAGCGCCAAGTGTCGTTTTGAACCGTCAAAACGACACTTGGCGCTACTCAGTTAAGGGCCTGGAGCCGCGGGCGGGATCTGCTCAGGAACCGCCGGTCCTGCGCCGCCTGGGCGGCAACGGCAGGAATCCGGACGTCGTCTCCACATACTCCTGGTAGCCGGGCCGGGAGGACATGGCCTTTTCTGCGAGGGGCTTGCCGGTCTTGGCCGTGAGGGTCCAGATCATCAGGGCGGGGGACAGGATGGTGAGGATGCCGGGCCAGGAATCTGCGGCCATGAGGAAAAGGCCCGTCCAGACGGCGGCGTCGCCGAAGTAGTTCGGGTGCCGGGTGTAGCGCCACAAACCGGTGTTGAGCACGGTTCCGCGCCGAGCCGGATCCTTCTTGAACCGGGCCAGCTGCCAGTCTCCCACGGCCTCAAACGCGAAACCCGTGAGCCACAGCAGGACACCAAGGACCGCCACCCACCCGAGCGGGCCGGTGGCAAACATCCCCACCTGGAGCGTCAGGGACACAAAGTACATCACTATGCCCTGCGGCAGGTAGACCCGGCGCAGCGCGTAGGCATCGCGTGACCCCGGCGCTGTCTTCAGCAGTTCCCGGTACCGGGGGTCCTCATGCCCGTCCCGGGCCCGCCACCCGATATGGATTCCCAGCCGCAACCCCCACACCGCCGTCAGCAGCACAAGCAGCAGACGCCGGGTATCCTCACCATGCCCGGCTGACAGGAACCAGGAGACCACCGCCACGGCCACAAACCCGGGCCCCCATGCCACGTCCATCACCGAGTGCCTGTGCTGCCGGACCGCGACGGCGAAGGTCACTGCCAGCACGGCAGCCACCGCCAGCGCCGTCCAGGGCAGCGAGGCGGCGAAGTCCGGCCAGGGAAAAGGGCTCACAGGCTGACCTGGGTGGCGGAGGCCGGCAGGATACGGTCCAGCGAACCGGACCCCGGATAGGTGAAGCCGATGCGCTCGGCGAATGACTTCATCACAAATCCTGTGGCCAGGGTGTGCCACAGGCGGACGCGCCGGATCATGAAGTGGCCGGCGCCGTTGAGCGAAACGTACTGCATGGAAGCCGCTTTATCCCCGGCACGGCGGGCAAATTTCAGGGACTGCGCCGGGCTGGTCATCCGGTCTCCCGTCCCGTGGACAATCAGGACTTTGCGGCCGGCCACCCGATCGGCGGGCGTTTCCGGACCGAGCCACGGAGCCAAGGCCACCACGGCTTCGACCTGCGGGTGATCAGCGGCGCAGACGGCGGTGAGGCCGCCCATCGAGTGGCCCACCAGGTACACGGGAACACCGGGGTGCCGTTCGCTGATCAGCCGGAGGGCCCAGCGGGCATCGTGAAGCGCCGACATGGCCTGGCCGTTCCAGCCCCGCACGCTGTTCCGCAGCGACCAGACAGCCAGCCCGTGGTTCTTTCCCGCACGGTGCAGGTGCTTCGCAAAGGGCAGCATCCGCAGGGGGCTCAGCTGCCGCGCTTCCACGGGCTCAAAGCTGTGTGCTTTGCCGCCGTGGAGCACCAACGCCACGCCCCTGGTGGGTCCGGCAGCTTCCAGCACCGTAAGGGACGCCTGCTGCGCGCCCCGGGTTGCCGCCGGCGGGTGGCCTGCGTTGCCTTTGATGCTGCGGTCCGTCATGCGTTGATCCCTCCCGCTTTGTGCCAATTATCAACCTTAAGGTGCCGGACGTAGAGTTCAAGGTATGAGGATTAGCTGCTGATGGGATCCGGTCACTCCCACGCTTCAACAGGTCATTCGGAGCCAACTGCAGATGCGATTGCTGCCCGCCGGAAGGCGAACCGCATCCTGGCCGCGGTCCTGGTGCCACTGACGTTACTGACCCTGGCGGGCATGGCCATGCTGTGGCCGTCAGGGTCCAAGGAAGGCATCTCGCTCGCCAGCCCGTACTCTGCGGCACCGGGAGTGACCTTCGATACCGGCAAGATCCAAAGTGTGGTGGAAGAGAGCTGCATGCAGGGTTCCGCAGCCTCCGGCCCGGCTTCGGATACCACCGGCCAGACCGCTCCGCAGGGTTCCGAGTGCATGTTCGCGTCCACCCAGCCCGACCAGGGCGGCAGCCCGGTCAAGGTGGTGATCAACCCGGAAGTGGCAAAGTCCCACGGGGTGAAGCCCGGGGACCAGATCAGGTACCTGAACCTATCCAACGCCCAGGGTGCCGCGGCCTCGCAGGGCTCTCCGGCCTACATTTTTGTCGACTTCGTCCGGACACTGCCCATCGTGGTGCTGGCCCTTCTTTACGCCCTGGTGGTGATCGTTGTGGCGCGCTGGCGCGGGCTGCGGGCACTCCTGGGACTGGTGGGCGCCTACTTTGTCCTGGCAGGGTTCATGCTGCCGGGCCTGGTGGAGGGGAAATCCCCGATCCTGCTGGCCCTTGTGGGGTCCACGGTGATCATGATCGGAGTCCTCTATTTTGCCCACGGCTTCTCCGCCCGGACCTCCACCGCGCTGCTGGGCACGATGTTCGGGCTGGGCATCACCGCGATGCTGGCTGCCTGGGCCACTGACGCCGCCAACCTCGCTGGAGTGGGCAGCCACGATGCCACTACCCTGATCAACACCTCGGCCAATATCTCCATCTCCGGTGTGATCCTGTGCGGACTGATCATTTCGGGCCTGGGCGTTTTGAATGACGTGACCATCACGCAATCGTCCGCCGTCTGGGAACTCTATGAATTGGCGCCGGGCACCGGCGCGCGGAAACTGTTCACCTCGGCCATGCGGATCGGCCGCGATCATATCGCGTCCACGGTGTACACCATCGCGTTCGCCTATGCC
The window above is part of the Pseudarthrobacter sp. IC2-21 genome. Proteins encoded here:
- a CDS encoding GNAT family N-acetyltransferase; its protein translation is MAIEYREWREGDDLALLEIWGGPETEQARQFRGSLTVSSTGTDGTPWRRCIVAEDVIDGVGIPVGAGVVYEASLHPERLWAYIEVARDHRRTGIGATLLTMLRREVEQAPSGVFKLRGKVQPGSPGAAFAEEFGLRPIQRSRLVVVEPGALKLPVFPAKNGGGSLANDENAGSDVVMDLATGSVELTDVVGRYYTSIHGWDSPGTLSVGQVQKLFLDDLTGAHGAIVLRAEPESAFGAGVAPGKKGRIRAFAVSYAEPVRDPAAPAGETQPTDVFVGHDPRLDADDAAAAVRDLLALLAYQHPVMLELDDSMTALRAAVEPLLETGKAHQRGADTLVVSD
- a CDS encoding DUF1295 domain-containing protein, with translation MSPFPWPDFAASLPWTALAVAAVLAVTFAVAVRQHRHSVMDVAWGPGFVAVAVVSWFLSAGHGEDTRRLLLVLLTAVWGLRLGIHIGWRARDGHEDPRYRELLKTAPGSRDAYALRRVYLPQGIVMYFVSLTLQVGMFATGPLGWVAVLGVLLWLTGFAFEAVGDWQLARFKKDPARRGTVLNTGLWRYTRHPNYFGDAAVWTGLFLMAADSWPGILTILSPALMIWTLTAKTGKPLAEKAMSSRPGYQEYVETTSGFLPLPPRRRRTGGS
- a CDS encoding YibE/F family protein, giving the protein MGSGHSHASTGHSEPTADAIAARRKANRILAAVLVPLTLLTLAGMAMLWPSGSKEGISLASPYSAAPGVTFDTGKIQSVVEESCMQGSAASGPASDTTGQTAPQGSECMFASTQPDQGGSPVKVVINPEVAKSHGVKPGDQIRYLNLSNAQGAAASQGSPAYIFVDFVRTLPIVVLALLYALVVIVVARWRGLRALLGLVGAYFVLAGFMLPGLVEGKSPILLALVGSTVIMIGVLYFAHGFSARTSTALLGTMFGLGITAMLAAWATDAANLAGVGSHDATTLINTSANISISGVILCGLIISGLGVLNDVTITQSSAVWELYELAPGTGARKLFTSAMRIGRDHIASTVYTIAFAYAGAALPILIIVMLYNRPLGDTLTSAELSEEVIRTLVGSIGLVLAIPVTTLIAVLVVKATGIRPVAPAAAGSGETLERRAPGINPDDVEDTGALAAAAEARRSRRATLAGAEAGTREDPDPAAVPETRRGRRADRG
- a CDS encoding alpha/beta hydrolase, which translates into the protein MTDRSIKGNAGHPPAATRGAQQASLTVLEAAGPTRGVALVLHGGKAHSFEPVEARQLSPLRMLPFAKHLHRAGKNHGLAVWSLRNSVRGWNGQAMSALHDARWALRLISERHPGVPVYLVGHSMGGLTAVCAADHPQVEAVVALAPWLGPETPADRVAGRKVLIVHGTGDRMTSPAQSLKFARRAGDKAASMQYVSLNGAGHFMIRRVRLWHTLATGFVMKSFAERIGFTYPGSGSLDRILPASATQVSL